A window from Aeromonas rivipollensis encodes these proteins:
- a CDS encoding FlgO family outer membrane protein has translation MNRIITALAVALALAGCGSADPINREQGDPRQAAKGMELNWLVARMTDQLMERKSLTTLSEPIAVASFVDLDTLKDTNWMGLQIEESFIYELNRRGEVVVDFKTTGSIQVTPSGDFVMSRNYRDLSARLPISRILTGTFSRNQQGILVNARIIDLRTKMVETTAQSLIPQQYLSGASNSFGRASVNRGYLMRGGQSTSGHLVNLTP, from the coding sequence ATGAACAGAATTATCACGGCGCTGGCAGTTGCGCTGGCGCTGGCCGGCTGCGGCTCGGCCGACCCCATCAACCGGGAGCAAGGGGATCCCCGGCAGGCGGCCAAGGGGATGGAGCTCAACTGGCTGGTGGCCCGCATGACGGATCAGCTGATGGAGCGCAAGTCTCTCACCACCCTGAGCGAGCCCATCGCCGTCGCCTCCTTCGTCGATCTCGACACCCTGAAGGACACCAACTGGATGGGTTTGCAGATCGAGGAGAGCTTCATCTACGAGCTGAACCGGCGTGGGGAAGTAGTGGTGGACTTCAAGACCACGGGCAGCATTCAAGTGACCCCCAGTGGCGACTTCGTGATGAGCCGTAACTACCGGGATCTCTCCGCCCGTCTGCCCATCTCCCGGATCCTGACCGGCACCTTCAGCCGCAATCAGCAGGGGATCCTGGTCAATGCCCGGATCATCGATCTGCGTACCAAGATGGTGGAGACCACGGCCCAGAGCCTGATCCCGCAACAATATCTGTCCGGCGCCAGCAACTCCTTTGGCCGGGCATCGGTCAACCGGGGTTACCTGATGCGGGGCGGCCAGAGCACGTCCGGCCATCTGGTCAACCTGACCCCTTGA
- a CDS encoding LPP20 family lipoprotein produces the protein MKILLGCLMAMLLTACSGNRVVNYDVGEKPDDFPVLKAVGYAVIDIQPGPSQSEKMLQAIRASKMDAYRELAEQLNGQQVRGQSSYKDLTQTSNSLDVSVAGMVRGARVVATYPRGNTYATELELDTRNLYHLNQLMAGQF, from the coding sequence ATGAAAATCTTGTTGGGTTGCCTGATGGCAATGTTGCTGACGGCGTGCAGCGGGAACCGGGTGGTGAATTACGACGTGGGGGAGAAGCCAGATGACTTCCCGGTGCTCAAGGCGGTGGGCTACGCGGTGATCGACATCCAGCCCGGCCCCTCCCAGTCGGAGAAGATGCTGCAGGCGATCCGGGCGTCCAAGATGGATGCCTACCGGGAGCTGGCGGAGCAGCTCAACGGCCAGCAGGTGCGCGGCCAGAGCAGCTACAAGGACTTGACCCAGACCTCCAACTCCCTGGATGTGTCTGTGGCCGGCATGGTGCGCGGTGCCCGTGTGGTGGCGACCTATCCCCGTGGCAACACCTATGCCACCGAGCTGGAGCTCGATACCCGCAACCTCTATCACCTGAACCAGCTGATGGCCGGTCAGTTCTAG
- the pheA gene encoding prephenate dehydratase → MATLDEIRQDITQLDQELLALLARRKTLSIEVARAKQANPRPIRDTQREQDLLVALIQKGRALGLDAQYITRIYHTIIEDSVLSQQAYLQSLLNPQQQEPMTSVAYLGPRGSYSSLAARKYLARYKDQVIEVNCQNFREVLDTVESGRAAFGVLPIENTSSGSINEVYDVMQHTTLSIVGELTYPIEHCILTAVPTELSRIKTFYAHPQVFQQCSHYLSKLEGARHEICDSSSSAMMKVKELGSPDAAAIGSAAGGELYGLDVLAEQLANQKENYSRFIVVARKPIDVAPQIPAKTTLIMSTSQKPGSLVEALLVLRSHEINMTKLESRPVQGNPWEEMFYLDVSANLQTPEMQAALLELTKITRYVKVLGCYPSEDVKPTAVPPVLMGS, encoded by the coding sequence ATGGCAACGCTCGACGAGATCAGACAAGACATCACCCAGTTGGATCAGGAGCTGCTCGCCCTGCTGGCCAGGCGCAAGACCCTCAGCATCGAGGTTGCCCGAGCCAAGCAGGCCAATCCCCGTCCCATCCGCGACACCCAACGGGAGCAGGACCTGCTGGTTGCCCTGATCCAGAAGGGGCGTGCACTCGGACTGGATGCCCAGTACATCACCCGCATCTACCACACCATCATCGAAGACTCCGTGCTCTCCCAGCAGGCCTACCTGCAGAGCCTGCTCAACCCCCAGCAGCAGGAGCCCATGACCAGCGTCGCCTACCTGGGACCGCGCGGCTCTTATTCGAGCCTCGCCGCCCGCAAGTACCTGGCCCGCTACAAGGATCAGGTGATAGAGGTGAACTGCCAGAACTTCCGCGAGGTGCTGGACACAGTGGAGTCGGGGCGCGCCGCCTTCGGGGTGCTGCCCATCGAGAACACCAGCTCGGGCTCCATCAACGAGGTGTACGACGTGATGCAGCACACCACCCTCTCCATCGTCGGTGAGCTGACCTACCCCATAGAGCACTGCATCCTCACCGCCGTGCCCACCGAGCTGTCCCGCATCAAGACCTTCTACGCCCACCCCCAGGTGTTCCAGCAGTGCTCCCACTATCTGAGCAAGCTGGAAGGGGCGCGCCACGAGATCTGCGACTCCTCCTCCAGCGCCATGATGAAGGTGAAGGAGCTGGGGAGCCCGGATGCGGCCGCCATCGGCAGCGCCGCCGGCGGCGAACTCTACGGACTGGACGTGCTGGCCGAGCAGCTCGCCAACCAGAAGGAGAACTACAGCCGCTTCATCGTGGTGGCGCGCAAGCCCATCGACGTGGCGCCCCAGATCCCGGCCAAGACCACCCTCATCATGTCCACCTCCCAGAAGCCGGGCTCCCTGGTGGAGGCGCTGCTGGTGCTGCGCAGCCACGAGATCAACATGACCAAGCTGGAATCCCGTCCGGTGCAGGGCAACCCCTGGGAAGAGATGTTCTATCTGGATGTTTCCGCCAACCTGCAGACCCCTGAGATGCAGGCCGCCCTGCTGGAGCTGACCAAGATCACCCGCTACGTCAAGGTGCTGGGCTGCTACCCGAGCGAAGACGTCAAGCCGACCGCAGTGCCGCCGGTACTGATGGGCAGCTAA
- a CDS encoding HAD family phosphatase, whose amino-acid sequence MAIIFDLGRVVVSWDPVGIVRSVRGPDGAEALAELLFNHPDWLEVDRGTLSLHAMARQAEERTGLPMAQNLAILQAVPASLLPDPAMVALIEALYSAGHRLYALSNMGHASIDWLEQQEFWRFFSGKVVSARVRMLKPEHDIYRYLLVSFDLKAGECLFIDDSPANVAAARALGLQGMVFTDAPGCRRQLVEQGWLPA is encoded by the coding sequence ATGGCGATTATCTTCGATCTGGGACGGGTGGTGGTGAGCTGGGATCCGGTCGGCATAGTGCGCTCGGTGAGAGGGCCGGATGGCGCCGAGGCCCTGGCGGAGCTGCTGTTCAACCACCCGGACTGGCTGGAGGTGGACAGGGGCACCCTCTCCCTGCACGCCATGGCCCGCCAGGCAGAGGAGCGCACCGGCTTGCCTATGGCACAGAACCTCGCCATCTTGCAGGCGGTGCCCGCCTCCTTGCTGCCGGATCCCGCCATGGTGGCGCTTATCGAGGCGCTGTACAGTGCCGGTCACCGGCTCTACGCCCTCTCCAACATGGGCCATGCCAGCATCGACTGGCTGGAGCAGCAGGAGTTCTGGCGCTTCTTCAGCGGCAAGGTGGTGTCGGCCCGGGTACGGATGCTCAAGCCCGAGCACGACATCTACCGCTATCTGCTGGTGTCGTTCGACCTCAAGGCCGGGGAGTGCCTCTTCATCGACGACAGCCCGGCCAATGTGGCGGCGGCCCGGGCGCTCGGCCTGCAGGGCATGGTGTTCACCGACGCCCCCGGGTGCCGCCGGCAGCTGGTCGAGCAGGGATGGTTGCCCGCCTGA
- a CDS encoding DUF3157 family protein, with the protein MKPLSRLLLALCLSPMLAQAAPLTQVTLADGRQVQLNDDFTWEYLLVKPAEASPGKTVTGSVAAPVLTEQALANPDLLAQATRDGITVTLNQVEGEDPLRLQFMVNNTGSRNVVRVNGSLTLFSAEGVQLSTQPVRFWVGENRLPESYLRKGEQRPSRAIELDRPANLTGKPLVRVQIDEVEFR; encoded by the coding sequence ATGAAACCCTTGTCCAGACTGCTGCTTGCCCTCTGCCTCTCCCCCATGCTGGCCCAGGCCGCGCCCCTGACCCAGGTCACCCTGGCCGATGGCCGTCAGGTGCAGCTCAACGATGACTTCACCTGGGAATACCTGCTGGTCAAGCCCGCCGAGGCGAGCCCCGGCAAGACGGTGACTGGGAGCGTGGCGGCGCCGGTGCTGACCGAGCAGGCTCTGGCCAATCCCGACCTGCTCGCCCAGGCGACCCGGGACGGCATCACTGTGACCCTGAACCAGGTGGAGGGCGAGGATCCGCTGCGCCTGCAATTCATGGTGAACAACACCGGCAGCCGCAACGTGGTGCGGGTCAACGGCAGCCTGACCCTGTTCAGCGCCGAGGGCGTGCAGCTCTCGACCCAGCCGGTGCGCTTCTGGGTCGGGGAGAACCGTCTGCCGGAATCCTATCTGCGCAAGGGCGAGCAGCGTCCGTCGCGAGCCATCGAGCTGGACCGTCCGGCCAATCTGACCGGCAAGCCGCTGGTGCGGGTGCAGATCGACGAGGTGGAATTCCGCTAG
- a CDS encoding autotransporter, which yields MQKLALSVLVLAGLSSTSVLAQDAFSYAKGSATWAHTKSDYVGGKDSNNRDFGGLSLDLSKSFGSNFYGRFGSEYSSRNSGNDSMAISSLGMGVFTPLSTGLNLYGEAGLMGYSMERELASNVNDSGWDNITRKESGSLYGEVGLRYDIGAVELSTGYRYANMTDDMHDFKAGAAYKVSQNLALTADYTYRNWDLQKGSITSLGVKYSF from the coding sequence ATGCAAAAGCTCGCACTGTCTGTTCTGGTTCTGGCCGGCCTCTCTTCCACCTCTGTGCTGGCGCAAGATGCGTTCAGCTACGCCAAGGGATCTGCCACCTGGGCACACACCAAGTCCGACTACGTCGGTGGCAAGGACAGCAACAACCGCGATTTCGGTGGTCTGAGCCTGGATCTCTCCAAGAGCTTCGGCTCCAACTTCTACGGCCGTTTCGGTTCCGAATACAGCTCCCGCAACAGCGGCAATGACAGCATGGCCATCTCCAGTCTGGGGATGGGGGTCTTCACTCCCCTCAGCACAGGCCTGAACCTGTACGGTGAAGCGGGTCTGATGGGCTACAGCATGGAGCGCGAGCTCGCCTCCAACGTGAACGACAGCGGCTGGGACAACATCACCCGCAAGGAGAGCGGCAGCCTCTACGGTGAAGTGGGCCTGCGCTATGACATCGGTGCCGTCGAGCTCTCCACCGGCTACCGTTACGCCAACATGACCGACGACATGCATGACTTCAAGGCGGGTGCCGCCTACAAGGTGAGCCAGAACCTGGCCCTCACCGCCGATTACACCTATCGCAACTGGGATCTGCAGAAAGGATCCATCACCAGCCTGGGTGTGAAATACAGCTTCTGA
- a CDS encoding YbgA family protein, translated as MYKIKVGISACLLGQEVRFDGGHKRSSFCERDLGAHFEYHPVCPEMAIGLGAPRAAIRLVKRHGEVRAEASNGSFDVTDKLIAFSEQKASQLDFLSGYILCAKSPSCGMERVRIYGANNEGSAKEGIGLFAKALMEANPLLPVEEDGRLCDPILRENFVLRVFAYHDWQRLCASGITAAALIRFHSRYKYLVLSHATTHYRTLGKLLGNLGKANLQEVADSYIKGLMAALTLRANRRSHTNVLMHLQGYFKRVLTPAQKQELCDTIDKYRTGIFPLLVPLTLIRHYLREYPNAYLSEQVYLNPHPDTLKLRYGL; from the coding sequence ATGTACAAGATCAAGGTCGGTATCAGTGCCTGTCTGCTGGGGCAGGAAGTGCGGTTCGACGGGGGCCACAAGCGCTCCAGTTTCTGCGAACGGGATCTTGGCGCTCACTTCGAGTATCACCCCGTCTGCCCCGAGATGGCCATCGGCCTCGGCGCCCCCCGCGCCGCCATCCGCCTGGTCAAGCGCCATGGGGAGGTGCGGGCCGAGGCGAGCAACGGCAGCTTCGACGTCACCGACAAGCTGATCGCCTTCAGCGAGCAGAAGGCTAGCCAGCTCGATTTCCTCTCCGGCTACATCCTCTGCGCCAAGTCTCCCAGCTGCGGCATGGAGCGGGTACGCATCTATGGCGCCAACAACGAGGGGAGCGCCAAGGAGGGAATTGGCCTCTTTGCCAAGGCGCTGATGGAGGCCAACCCCCTGCTGCCGGTGGAGGAGGACGGTCGCCTCTGCGACCCCATACTGCGGGAAAACTTCGTGCTGCGGGTCTTCGCCTATCACGACTGGCAGCGGCTCTGCGCCAGCGGGATCACCGCCGCCGCCCTCATCCGCTTCCATTCGCGTTACAAGTATCTGGTGCTCTCCCACGCCACCACCCACTACCGCACCCTCGGCAAGCTGCTCGGCAACCTTGGCAAGGCCAACCTGCAGGAGGTGGCCGACAGCTACATCAAGGGCCTGATGGCGGCGCTTACCCTGAGGGCAAACCGCCGCAGCCACACCAATGTGCTGATGCACCTGCAGGGCTATTTCAAGCGGGTGCTGACCCCGGCCCAGAAGCAGGAGCTCTGCGACACCATAGACAAGTACCGCACCGGCATCTTCCCGCTGCTGGTGCCGCTCACCCTGATCCGCCACTACCTGCGGGAATACCCCAATGCCTATTTGTCCGAGCAGGTCTACCTCAATCCTCATCCCGATACGCTCAAGCTGCGTTACGGGCTTTGA
- a CDS encoding MerR family transcriptional regulator gives MSDLPQEIAPLPDEGIYPIREVSRLTGVNAVTLRAWQRRYGLVQPARTDKGHRLYSEQDIRQIGEILSWLERGVSIGQVKGLLSEPHAQPVSDHWQQTLEQFSQALLAFNQRKAEAELNDLLASYPFELVRSRVLQPLVERLLGLWRERPDGELLQQVWLGWLHTRFARHLIEQEKGLPVTLASWGQVGPLDLVWAAYELIGQGYEVQLLGAVEPRHVALLEGRAATPWRVLLGAGLGKPALAADWPAGTRLFGELGRLYDADWLAAHGWRATLAEVMADKPAAHGLSGRGSKKS, from the coding sequence ATGTCTGATTTACCGCAAGAAATTGCTCCTCTGCCTGATGAGGGGATCTACCCCATCCGCGAGGTCTCCCGCCTCACCGGGGTCAATGCTGTCACCCTGCGTGCCTGGCAGCGCCGCTACGGCCTGGTGCAGCCCGCCCGCACCGACAAGGGGCACCGCCTCTACAGCGAGCAGGATATCCGCCAGATAGGCGAGATCCTGAGCTGGCTGGAGCGGGGGGTGAGCATAGGCCAGGTCAAGGGGCTGCTGAGCGAACCCCACGCCCAGCCGGTGAGCGATCACTGGCAGCAGACCCTGGAGCAGTTCAGCCAGGCGTTGCTCGCCTTCAACCAGCGCAAGGCGGAGGCTGAGCTTAACGACCTGCTGGCGAGCTACCCCTTCGAGCTGGTGCGCAGCCGGGTGCTGCAGCCGCTGGTGGAGCGGCTGCTGGGGCTGTGGCGCGAGCGCCCTGACGGCGAGCTGCTGCAACAGGTGTGGCTGGGCTGGCTCCACACCCGCTTCGCCCGCCACCTCATCGAGCAGGAGAAGGGGTTGCCGGTCACCCTGGCGAGCTGGGGCCAGGTGGGCCCGCTCGATCTGGTCTGGGCGGCCTACGAGCTGATAGGTCAGGGCTATGAGGTGCAACTGCTGGGGGCGGTGGAGCCGCGCCACGTCGCCCTGCTGGAGGGGCGGGCCGCCACCCCCTGGCGGGTGCTGCTGGGGGCCGGGCTGGGCAAGCCGGCGCTGGCTGCCGACTGGCCTGCCGGTACCCGGCTCTTTGGCGAGCTGGGGCGACTCTATGACGCTGATTGGCTGGCCGCCCACGGCTGGCGGGCGACCCTGGCCGAGGTGATGGCAGACAAGCCTGCCGCCCACGGCTTGAGCGGGCGCGGGAGCAAGAAATCATGA
- the phrB gene encoding deoxyribodipyrimidine photo-lyase → MRLVWFRNDLRLADNPALRHACADEEQVAALFVISPTQWRQHKMAPIRQRFILAQVDALGLELAALGIELHLLRVETFAETPAALAALARELGVTRLYANQAIELDEQRRDGAVTAALAEQEVSCHWFNGCCVLPPGRVLTGSREMFKVFTPFSRAWLKALDEDGFVIHRAPAPRGDALPWQPLAERAFVDEAIGETTPDPRWPVGEAEALRRLHAFLEQGVLDYGETRDFPALAGTSILSPYLAAGIVSPRQCVAALQQRLGGRPQSKAQPGFVWLNELIWREFYRHLLVLVPGLSMNKPFKPETGALPWSWDPDAFAAWCEGRTGYPIVDAAMRCLNATGWMHNRLRMIVASFLTKDLHIHWRLGEDYFMSKLIDGDLAANNGGWQWAAGTGADAAPYFRVFNPTTQGQRFDPQGDFIRTWVSELADLPATYVHQPHDWLRLKGRQDYPAPMVDHAVARVRAIEMFRDLEKK, encoded by the coding sequence ATGAGGCTGGTCTGGTTTCGCAATGACTTGCGCCTGGCCGACAACCCGGCCTTGCGTCATGCCTGCGCCGATGAGGAGCAGGTGGCGGCCCTCTTTGTCATCTCGCCGACCCAGTGGCGGCAGCACAAGATGGCCCCCATCCGTCAGCGCTTCATCCTGGCCCAGGTGGATGCGCTGGGCCTCGAACTGGCGGCACTCGGCATAGAGCTTCATCTGCTGCGGGTCGAGACCTTTGCCGAGACACCGGCTGCGCTGGCCGCGCTGGCCCGCGAGCTTGGCGTCACCCGGCTCTATGCCAATCAGGCCATCGAACTTGACGAACAGCGCCGGGATGGTGCCGTCACCGCAGCGCTGGCAGAGCAGGAGGTAAGTTGCCACTGGTTCAACGGCTGCTGCGTGCTGCCCCCTGGGCGGGTGCTGACCGGTTCTAGGGAGATGTTCAAGGTCTTCACCCCCTTCAGCCGCGCCTGGCTCAAGGCGCTTGACGAGGATGGCTTCGTCATTCACAGAGCCCCGGCGCCGCGGGGCGACGCCCTGCCCTGGCAGCCGCTGGCCGAGAGGGCCTTTGTCGATGAGGCGATCGGGGAGACGACACCGGATCCCCGCTGGCCCGTGGGGGAGGCCGAGGCACTGCGGCGGCTGCACGCCTTCCTGGAGCAGGGGGTGCTGGACTACGGCGAGACCCGGGATTTTCCGGCTCTGGCGGGGACTTCCATCCTCTCCCCCTATCTGGCGGCGGGCATCGTCAGCCCCCGTCAGTGCGTGGCGGCCTTGCAGCAGCGGCTCGGCGGCCGGCCCCAGTCCAAGGCGCAGCCCGGTTTCGTCTGGCTGAACGAGCTCATCTGGCGGGAGTTCTATCGCCACCTGCTGGTGCTGGTGCCAGGCCTCTCCATGAACAAGCCCTTCAAGCCCGAGACCGGGGCCCTGCCCTGGAGCTGGGATCCGGATGCCTTCGCCGCCTGGTGCGAGGGGCGTACCGGTTACCCCATCGTCGACGCCGCCATGCGCTGCCTCAACGCCACCGGCTGGATGCACAACCGGCTGCGGATGATAGTGGCTAGCTTCCTGACCAAGGATCTGCACATTCACTGGCGGCTTGGTGAGGATTACTTCATGAGCAAGCTCATCGACGGGGATCTGGCGGCCAACAATGGCGGCTGGCAGTGGGCGGCGGGCACCGGCGCCGATGCGGCCCCCTACTTCAGGGTATTCAACCCCACCACTCAGGGGCAACGATTTGATCCACAAGGGGACTTTATCCGTACCTGGGTATCTGAGCTTGCCGATCTGCCTGCCACCTATGTGCACCAGCCCCACGACTGGTTGCGGCTCAAGGGGCGGCAGGACTACCCGGCGCCCATGGTGGATCATGCCGTTGCACGGGTGAGGGCCATCGAGATGTTCCGTGACCTGGAGAAGAAATAA
- a CDS encoding nuclear transport factor 2 family protein: MNDALAHFIVLYLQLDKHQLHRLPEIYADQVVFIDPAHRIEGLAALTRYFSSLYGRLKECRFEITSQQLQGNEAWLSWVMIFAHPRIAGGRPVRVEGATRLQFDAWGKVCLHRDYFDLGAMIYEQLPLLGSVVRAIKGRLGA; encoded by the coding sequence ATGAACGACGCGCTGGCCCATTTCATCGTCCTCTACCTGCAACTGGACAAACATCAGTTGCACCGTCTGCCGGAGATCTATGCCGATCAGGTGGTGTTCATCGATCCGGCCCACCGCATAGAAGGGCTGGCCGCGCTAACCCGCTATTTCTCCTCTCTCTACGGGCGGCTCAAGGAATGCCGCTTCGAGATCACCAGCCAGCAGTTGCAGGGCAATGAAGCCTGGCTCAGCTGGGTCATGATCTTCGCCCATCCCAGGATCGCCGGCGGGCGACCCGTGCGGGTGGAGGGCGCAACCCGGCTGCAGTTCGATGCCTGGGGCAAGGTCTGCCTGCACCGGGACTACTTCGATCTCGGCGCCATGATCTACGAGCAGTTGCCGCTGCTCGGGTCAGTGGTGCGCGCCATCAAGGGGAGGCTGGGAGCATGA
- a CDS encoding SDR family NAD(P)-dependent oxidoreductase has protein sequence MSGRVLITGATSGIGRQLALDYRGAGWQVWGCGRDGERLQALAHEGITPLQFDARDSAAMAEVAAGLPRLDLLILNAGNCEYMDLAEGFDGALFARVIETNLVATGHALAAFLPLLASGSRLAIVSSSVSWLPLPRAEAYGASKAALDYLAATLRLDLAARGIGVTLIRPGFVQTPLTAKNDFPMPCLVTVEEASRAIMGGLAAGRHQIHFPRRFIWLLRLLGALPTGLWLRLGRTLISKGSPS, from the coding sequence ATGAGCGGGCGTGTGCTGATCACCGGGGCCACCTCCGGAATAGGTCGCCAGCTGGCGCTCGACTACCGAGGCGCTGGCTGGCAGGTGTGGGGCTGTGGCCGCGACGGCGAGCGGCTGCAGGCATTGGCGCATGAGGGGATCACCCCCCTGCAGTTCGATGCGCGGGACAGCGCCGCCATGGCAGAGGTTGCCGCCGGCCTGCCCAGGCTGGATCTGTTGATCCTCAACGCCGGCAACTGCGAATACATGGATTTGGCAGAGGGGTTCGACGGCGCCCTCTTTGCCCGGGTGATAGAGACCAACCTCGTCGCCACCGGCCACGCCCTGGCCGCCTTCCTGCCGCTGCTGGCATCCGGGTCACGGCTCGCCATCGTCAGCTCCTCTGTCAGCTGGCTGCCCCTGCCAAGGGCCGAGGCCTATGGCGCCTCCAAGGCCGCCCTCGACTATCTGGCCGCCACCCTGCGTCTCGATCTCGCTGCCCGGGGCATAGGGGTGACCCTGATCCGCCCGGGCTTCGTGCAAACGCCACTCACCGCGAAGAATGATTTTCCCATGCCCTGTCTGGTGACGGTGGAGGAGGCTTCCCGCGCCATCATGGGCGGGCTGGCTGCCGGTCGCCATCAGATCCACTTCCCCCGTCGCTTCATCTGGCTGCTGCGCCTGCTTGGCGCACTGCCGACGGGGCTCTGGCTACGGCTGGGGCGCACTCTCATCTCGAAAGGATCCCCTTCATGA
- a CDS encoding NAD(P)/FAD-dependent oxidoreductase, with protein sequence MKKRIAIIGSGISGLSAGFMLHKLHDITLFEAAPLLGGHTATVDVSLAGRSYAIDTGFIVFNDRTYPNFLKLLERIGVARQPTEMSFSVKSPQGLEYNGHNLDTLFAQRSNLLNPRFYRFVAEILRFNREARAWLAELGRHGGGSEPTLGDFLQLGEFSDYFARHYILPMGAAIWSSTLADMRAFPLGFFLRFFANHGLLDVANRPQWYVIPGGSREYIGPLTAGWLPRIRLACPVQGIRRTAEGVLVLSGYGEEQFDEVILACHSDQALALLTDASEGEQAILGAMAYQANDVWLHTDVSCLPARPKAWASWNYLLGDDDEARPLVSYNMNILQGISSPQPFCVSLNPQGRVDESKVLRRFVYHHPVFNQASIAAQQRRAEICGRQHTHFCGAYWYNGFHEDGVRSALDVASRFGASL encoded by the coding sequence ATGAAGAAAAGGATCGCCATCATAGGTTCCGGGATCTCGGGTCTCAGCGCCGGTTTTATGCTCCACAAGCTGCACGACATCACCCTGTTCGAGGCGGCCCCCCTGCTCGGCGGTCATACCGCCACCGTGGATGTCAGCCTGGCCGGTCGCAGCTATGCCATCGACACCGGTTTCATCGTCTTCAACGATCGCACCTACCCGAATTTCCTGAAATTGCTGGAGCGGATCGGGGTGGCACGTCAGCCCACCGAGATGAGCTTCTCGGTCAAGAGCCCCCAGGGACTGGAGTACAACGGTCACAACCTGGATACCCTGTTTGCCCAGCGCAGCAACCTGTTGAACCCGCGCTTCTACCGCTTCGTCGCCGAGATACTGCGCTTCAACCGGGAGGCCCGCGCCTGGCTGGCGGAGCTTGGGCGCCACGGCGGTGGCAGCGAACCTACCCTGGGGGATTTCCTGCAACTGGGGGAGTTCAGCGACTACTTCGCCCGTCACTACATACTGCCCATGGGGGCGGCCATCTGGTCCTCCACCCTGGCGGACATGCGCGCCTTTCCGCTGGGCTTCTTCCTGCGTTTCTTTGCCAACCACGGCCTGCTCGATGTGGCCAACCGCCCCCAGTGGTACGTCATTCCGGGCGGCTCGCGGGAATACATAGGCCCGCTCACCGCAGGCTGGCTGCCGCGGATCCGGCTGGCCTGCCCGGTGCAGGGGATAAGGCGCACGGCCGAGGGAGTGTTGGTCCTAAGCGGCTACGGGGAGGAGCAGTTTGACGAGGTGATCCTCGCCTGTCACAGCGATCAGGCGCTGGCCCTGCTGACGGATGCGAGCGAAGGGGAGCAGGCCATTCTCGGCGCAATGGCCTATCAGGCCAACGACGTCTGGCTTCACACCGATGTGAGCTGCCTGCCTGCGCGGCCAAAAGCCTGGGCCAGCTGGAACTATCTGCTCGGGGACGACGACGAGGCGCGCCCCCTGGTGAGCTACAACATGAACATCTTGCAGGGGATAAGCTCGCCGCAACCCTTCTGCGTCAGCCTCAATCCCCAGGGCCGGGTGGACGAGAGCAAGGTGCTGCGCCGCTTCGTCTATCACCATCCGGTCTTCAATCAGGCCTCCATCGCCGCCCAGCAGCGGCGGGCCGAGATCTGCGGCCGGCAGCACACCCATTTCTGCGGTGCCTACTGGTACAACGGCTTTCACGAGGACGGGGTGCGCAGCGCCCTGGACGTGGCCAGTCGCTTCGGAGCCAGTCTATGA
- a CDS encoding DUF1365 domain-containing protein, translated as MKGAGDTMDTISAIWQGSVRHRRFAPRSHAFSYGLFMLGLDLDELPRLDQGRWFGVERAGLLSFRRRDYLSGSEGPLKQAVWDKVTALGGSAEPDGRVLLLGNVRCLGFYFSPVNFYFCYREGEARYLLAEVSNTPWNERHYYLLDLAALAPHDKDFHVSPFMGLAMRYHWRIRPPAQETLIHIESHPRSGEAKLFDATLALRREPLSRQGLAALLARWPWMTLKVLLGIYWQALRLFIKRTPIFTHPESR; from the coding sequence ATGAAGGGTGCCGGCGACACCATGGACACCATCAGCGCCATCTGGCAGGGCTCGGTGCGCCACCGTCGCTTCGCGCCGCGCAGCCACGCCTTCTCTTACGGCCTCTTCATGCTGGGGCTGGATCTGGACGAACTGCCAAGACTCGATCAGGGGCGCTGGTTTGGCGTGGAGCGGGCGGGGCTGCTCTCCTTTCGCCGCCGCGACTATCTGAGTGGCAGCGAAGGGCCCCTCAAGCAGGCGGTGTGGGACAAGGTGACCGCCCTTGGCGGCAGTGCCGAGCCGGACGGTCGGGTGCTGCTGCTTGGCAACGTGCGCTGCCTAGGCTTCTACTTCAGCCCGGTCAACTTCTACTTCTGCTACCGGGAGGGGGAGGCGCGCTATCTGCTGGCGGAGGTGTCGAACACCCCCTGGAACGAGCGCCACTACTATCTGCTGGATCTGGCGGCCCTGGCGCCCCATGACAAGGATTTTCACGTATCCCCCTTCATGGGGCTGGCAATGCGTTATCACTGGCGCATCAGGCCGCCCGCGCAGGAGACGCTGATCCATATCGAGAGTCATCCCCGATCAGGCGAGGCCAAGCTGTTCGACGCCACCCTGGCGCTGCGCCGCGAGCCGCTGTCGCGCCAGGGGCTCGCGGCCCTGCTCGCCCGCTGGCCCTGGATGACCCTCAAGGTGCTGCTCGGTATCTACTGGCAGGCCCTGCGTCTTTTTATCAAACGAACACCTATATTCACCCATCCGGAGAGCCGCTAA